In a single window of the Acidobacteriota bacterium genome:
- a CDS encoding efflux RND transporter periplasmic adaptor subunit has translation MNETENNKVIEDEGGPNRVSDGRRQINPLLFAAIAIITLGVLIFAVWFFGFRRSGGGGQPVSAPRTATFGEADQAEPLTGRTLTVSEEQRVNSGIEIETVGEQLAAELGLTAATGVVEANAYRNTPALALVGGVIRRVIPELGDSVTKGQTIAVVFSNEFAGAQARYVTLLTEAENARKNFDRTQRLVAINQPGRTEFDNSARQVKAADAALAEMQARYQRTTRLLGIGAASREELEQDNTKLRSAEAEAAEARNRYDRASKLLEINPETRSQNEEALNKLRSAESELATARQRLILYGMSEKRISALRSADQVRSELEIPAPASGTVTSRTANAGEVIEDNKEILRITDLSSVWVIAQAFERDLAKLRTGSGASVTTSAYPDRLFRGQVTYIDPSIDETTRTAKVRVEIANADRALKLGMYVNVAFGSLQQSERTVPVVPASAVQTINGRQTVFVTTADPNVFELREVRLGSEVNGRFPVIEGIHVGDRIVNKGSFMLRAEWVKLNRS, from the coding sequence ATGAACGAAACGGAAAACAATAAAGTGATCGAGGACGAAGGCGGCCCGAACCGCGTTTCCGACGGACGCAGACAAATAAACCCTTTATTATTTGCTGCCATTGCCATAATAACGCTCGGCGTCTTGATCTTTGCCGTTTGGTTCTTCGGTTTCCGCCGTAGTGGCGGCGGCGGCCAGCCGGTTTCTGCTCCTCGAACGGCGACCTTCGGCGAAGCCGATCAAGCAGAGCCGCTTACCGGACGGACGCTCACGGTCTCGGAGGAACAGCGTGTGAATTCCGGCATTGAGATCGAAACCGTCGGAGAGCAATTGGCCGCTGAGCTTGGCCTCACCGCCGCGACCGGCGTCGTCGAAGCAAATGCCTATCGTAATACGCCTGCGCTTGCATTAGTGGGCGGCGTCATTCGACGCGTGATTCCCGAACTCGGAGATTCGGTGACGAAAGGTCAGACGATCGCAGTTGTATTCAGTAATGAATTTGCCGGGGCTCAGGCTCGGTACGTCACGCTGCTTACTGAGGCTGAGAATGCACGTAAAAACTTTGACCGCACACAGCGACTGGTCGCGATAAATCAGCCCGGTCGCACTGAATTTGATAACTCTGCCAGGCAAGTGAAGGCCGCCGATGCCGCCCTTGCGGAGATGCAGGCGCGTTATCAGCGGACGACACGGCTGCTCGGAATTGGGGCGGCGAGCCGTGAGGAACTTGAACAGGACAACACGAAACTGCGAAGCGCCGAGGCTGAAGCGGCAGAGGCACGAAATCGCTACGATCGTGCGTCCAAATTGCTGGAGATAAATCCTGAAACGAGATCTCAGAACGAGGAGGCATTGAACAAACTGCGTTCGGCGGAAAGCGAACTTGCGACCGCCAGGCAGCGGCTCATCCTTTATGGAATGAGCGAAAAGCGCATCTCGGCACTGCGATCTGCCGATCAGGTCAGGTCGGAATTAGAGATCCCTGCACCGGCGAGCGGAACGGTCACCAGCCGTACTGCAAATGCCGGTGAGGTGATCGAAGACAACAAAGAGATCCTGCGGATCACCGATCTTTCGAGCGTTTGGGTGATAGCCCAGGCATTTGAACGCGACCTCGCGAAATTGCGTACCGGCAGCGGAGCCAGCGTGACAACAAGTGCGTACCCCGACCGCCTTTTCCGCGGCCAGGTAACATATATCGACCCCTCGATCGACGAAACGACGCGAACGGCAAAGGTTCGCGTAGAGATCGCGAATGCTGACCGCGCGCTAAAGCTCGGCATGTACGTAAATGTCGCGTTCGGGTCGCTGCAGCAAAGCGAACGCACAGTTCCCGTGGTCCCTGCATCAGCCGTGCAAACGATCAACGGCCGGCAAACAGTGTTTGTAACGACCGCAGATCCGAACGTCTTTGAACTTCGCGAGGTTCGTCTCGGAAGCGAGGTCAACGGCCGATTTCCTGTGATCGAGGGTATTCACGTCGGCGACCGCATTGTGAATAAAGGCAGCTTTATGCTCCGAGCAGAGTGGGTGAAATTGAATCGCAGCTAG
- a CDS encoding Rieske 2Fe-2S domain-containing protein gives MTTQPGEKRSRFDPEPMPRRDFLGLAALGTMIAAFVVSLFGMLKLPKAAVSASPSKKYKVLLPDALPEGEAFIPPGRNVAIYRDGEGVYALSTVCTHLGCIVKANAKGFECPCHGSGFAKDGAVTKGPAPTALPWLKVTGGAGVYTIDEDSHVKAGTKV, from the coding sequence ATGACGACACAACCGGGCGAAAAGAGGTCACGATTTGATCCGGAACCGATGCCTCGAAGGGATTTCCTCGGGCTAGCCGCCTTGGGAACGATGATCGCAGCGTTCGTCGTTTCGCTTTTCGGCATGCTCAAGCTGCCAAAGGCGGCAGTTTCCGCTTCGCCTTCGAAAAAATACAAGGTGCTGCTGCCGGACGCATTGCCTGAGGGCGAGGCTTTCATCCCGCCGGGCCGCAATGTCGCAATTTATCGTGACGGCGAAGGCGTTTACGCTCTATCGACCGTCTGCACTCATCTCGGCTGCATCGTCAAAGCGAACGCGAAAGGATTTGAATGCCCGTGCCACGGCTCCGGCTTTGCAAAGGACGGCGCAGTGACCAAAGGCCCGGCGCCGACGGCATTGCCGTGGCTCAAGGTAACCGGCGGTGCCGGCGTTTATACCATCGACGAGGACAGCCATGTAAAGGCCGGAACAAAGGTGTAG
- a CDS encoding molybdopterin-dependent oxidoreductase, whose protein sequence is MKSEYSRREFLARISAAGFGALAASATNAWGLDAITNPLAVYPNRGWEDVYRDLWRYDSKYTFTCAPNDTHNCLLNAYVRDGVITRLGPTMRYGEAKDLSGNGTSHRWDPRVCQKGLALTRRFYGDRRVSQTMVRAGFKRWYEEGFPRGKDGRPDKSYFNRARDEWIRMSHDEAATIVAAALKNIAETYSGEEGMRRLREQNYEEAVVEATQGIGTQVMKFRGGMPLLGITRVFGMYRLANSMALLDAKVRGVGPDQAVGGKGFDNYSWHTDLPPGHPMVTGQQTVEFDLNSTEYAKTVVVWGMNWITTKMPDAHWLTEARIKGTKIVVIACEYSATATKADDVIVVRPGTTPALALGLSNVILREKLYDDEYVRSWTDMPVLVRMDSLKYLKAADVFGGTQAELKQTFIVREGEKEPPPAKQTSQNVVAEKLRAEWGDYVFWDTKTNAPTALTRDDVGKNSKTADAMLEGSVEVTLADGSKVKCRPVFDLVKEYAAHFDPKTVEELTWAPAAAVEGLARHIAKEPGTTLFAIGMGPNQFFNSDNKDRDTILLAALTGNVGKIGGNIGSYAGNYRVALFNGSPQYINENPFDIELDPEKPARPKQYWKPESAHYYNHEDHPLKVGKTILTGKTHMPCPTKSMWFANANSILGNVKWHYNTVFNMLPNIEMIAVNEWWWSTSCEWADVVFGVDSWAELKHPDMTASVTNPFLLVFPKTPINRIFNTIGDIEVFALVSSKLAELTGDQRFNDYWKFVREDRTDVYLQRILDNSTNTKGYKFSELHQKALEGIPALMNSRTTPKNVGYDQLTDSTPWYTKSGRLEFYREEDEFIDAGENLPVHREPVDSTFLEPNIIIAPPHEAMRPKSPEDYGAKRDDLSCETRCGRNVVYTWEEAKKTAHPLMKDGFKFIFHTPKYRHGSHTTPIDTDMVAILFGPFGDIYRHDKRSPFVTEGYVDINPGDAQELGINDGDYVWIDPDPEDRPFRGWNKSANKADFEVARLICRARYYPGTPRGVTRMWFNMYAATPGSQKGQKDRKDGLAKNEATNYQAMFRGGSHQSATRGWLKPTWMTDSLVRKGMFGQGIGKGFAPDIHCPTGAPREAFVKISKAEPGGIDGKGLWRPVELGIRPRTESDAMKKYLAGDFAKKG, encoded by the coding sequence ATGAAAAGCGAATATTCAAGACGCGAATTTCTGGCACGCATCTCAGCGGCAGGCTTTGGAGCGTTGGCCGCATCGGCGACGAATGCATGGGGCCTTGACGCGATCACGAACCCGCTGGCGGTATATCCTAACCGCGGCTGGGAGGACGTTTACCGCGACCTGTGGCGGTACGATTCGAAATACACATTTACATGCGCGCCGAACGATACGCACAACTGCCTGCTCAACGCGTACGTCCGCGACGGCGTCATTACGCGGCTCGGGCCCACGATGCGTTACGGCGAGGCGAAAGATCTGAGCGGCAACGGCACCTCGCACCGTTGGGATCCGCGCGTTTGCCAAAAAGGCCTCGCACTGACACGCCGTTTTTATGGCGACCGCCGCGTCAGCCAAACGATGGTGCGTGCGGGATTCAAGCGTTGGTATGAGGAAGGCTTTCCCAGAGGAAAGGACGGGCGCCCCGACAAAAGCTATTTCAACCGTGCCCGCGACGAATGGATACGAATGTCGCACGACGAAGCGGCGACCATCGTTGCCGCTGCTCTGAAGAACATCGCTGAGACGTATTCGGGCGAAGAGGGAATGCGCCGGCTCCGTGAGCAGAACTATGAAGAGGCCGTGGTCGAGGCGACGCAGGGCATCGGCACGCAGGTAATGAAATTCCGCGGCGGAATGCCGCTGCTCGGTATTACGCGTGTTTTCGGCATGTACCGCCTAGCGAATTCGATGGCTTTGCTCGATGCAAAGGTACGAGGCGTCGGGCCTGATCAGGCCGTCGGCGGCAAAGGCTTTGACAACTATTCTTGGCACACCGACCTTCCACCCGGACACCCGATGGTAACGGGACAGCAGACGGTGGAATTTGATCTGAACTCGACCGAATATGCAAAGACCGTCGTGGTGTGGGGAATGAACTGGATCACGACGAAAATGCCCGATGCTCATTGGCTGACCGAGGCACGCATCAAAGGCACAAAGATCGTAGTCATCGCGTGCGAATATTCGGCGACGGCAACAAAGGCTGATGATGTGATCGTCGTGCGTCCCGGCACGACACCGGCGCTTGCACTTGGGCTGTCGAACGTCATTCTCCGCGAAAAACTCTACGACGACGAATACGTCCGCAGCTGGACCGACATGCCGGTTTTGGTGAGGATGGATTCACTGAAGTATTTGAAGGCTGCCGACGTTTTCGGCGGAACACAAGCCGAGCTTAAACAGACATTCATCGTCCGCGAGGGCGAAAAGGAACCGCCGCCCGCAAAACAAACGTCGCAGAACGTCGTCGCCGAAAAGCTGCGTGCGGAATGGGGCGACTACGTTTTCTGGGACACGAAAACGAATGCACCCACCGCATTGACACGCGACGATGTGGGCAAGAATTCAAAGACCGCGGACGCGATGCTGGAAGGTTCTGTCGAGGTAACGCTCGCGGACGGCAGCAAGGTAAAGTGCCGGCCCGTTTTTGACCTTGTGAAGGAATACGCTGCACATTTCGATCCGAAGACGGTCGAGGAATTGACTTGGGCGCCCGCGGCCGCGGTCGAGGGACTCGCACGCCACATCGCCAAAGAGCCGGGCACGACGCTGTTCGCGATCGGCATGGGTCCGAATCAGTTCTTTAACAGCGACAACAAGGACCGCGACACGATCCTGCTTGCCGCATTGACGGGAAACGTCGGAAAGATCGGCGGCAATATTGGTTCCTACGCCGGCAACTATCGCGTCGCGTTATTTAACGGTTCGCCGCAGTATATCAACGAGAATCCGTTCGACATCGAGCTCGATCCCGAAAAACCGGCACGGCCTAAACAGTATTGGAAGCCCGAATCGGCACATTATTACAACCACGAGGACCATCCGCTAAAGGTCGGAAAGACCATCCTTACGGGCAAAACGCATATGCCGTGTCCGACGAAATCGATGTGGTTCGCCAACGCCAATTCGATCCTCGGCAACGTGAAATGGCACTACAACACGGTCTTTAACATGTTGCCGAATATCGAGATGATCGCCGTCAACGAATGGTGGTGGTCAACTTCGTGCGAATGGGCGGACGTGGTTTTCGGTGTGGATTCTTGGGCCGAGCTGAAGCATCCCGACATGACGGCATCAGTAACGAATCCGTTCCTGCTCGTCTTTCCAAAAACGCCGATCAACCGCATTTTCAATACCATCGGCGATATAGAGGTGTTCGCACTGGTTTCTTCAAAACTTGCAGAACTCACCGGCGACCAGCGTTTCAATGACTACTGGAAATTCGTCCGCGAGGACCGGACGGACGTCTATTTGCAGCGGATACTCGATAATTCGACGAATACAAAAGGCTATAAGTTCAGCGAGCTTCATCAGAAGGCACTCGAAGGCATACCGGCATTGATGAACAGCCGAACTACGCCCAAGAACGTCGGCTACGATCAGCTAACCGATTCGACGCCGTGGTACACAAAGAGCGGCCGTTTGGAATTCTATCGCGAAGAGGACGAGTTCATCGACGCGGGCGAAAATCTGCCCGTGCACCGCGAACCTGTCGATTCGACATTCCTCGAACCGAACATCATCATCGCACCGCCGCATGAGGCCATGCGGCCAAAGAGCCCCGAAGATTACGGAGCGAAACGCGACGACCTGTCGTGCGAAACCCGCTGCGGCCGCAACGTCGTTTACACGTGGGAGGAAGCGAAAAAGACCGCACATCCACTGATGAAGGACGGATTCAAATTCATCTTTCACACGCCGAAATACCGCCACGGCTCGCACACGACGCCTATCGACACGGACATGGTCGCGATACTTTTCGGGCCGTTCGGCGATATTTATCGCCACGACAAGCGGTCGCCGTTCGTGACCGAGGGCTATGTGGACATTAATCCCGGGGACGCACAGGAACTTGGCATCAACGATGGCGATTACGTCTGGATCGATCCCGATCCGGAAGATCGTCCGTTCCGCGGCTGGAACAAGAGTGCGAACAAGGCCGATTTTGAGGTTGCAAGGCTCATCTGCCGGGCTCGCTACTATCCCGGAACGCCCCGCGGCGTAACGCGAATGTGGTTCAACATGTACGCCGCGACGCCCGGCTCGCAAAAAGGCCAGAAGGACCGCAAGGACGGCCTTGCAAAGAACGAAGCGACCAACTATCAGGCAATGTTCCGCGGCGGTTCGCACCAATCGGCGACACGCGGCTGGCTGAAACCGACCTGGATGACCGATTCACTTGTCCGCAAAGGGATGTTCGGCCAGGGCATTGGCAAAGGTTTCGCTCCTGACATTCATTGCCCGACCGGAGCACCGCGTGAGGCGTTCGTCAAGATCTCAAAAGCCGAGCCCGGCGGCATTGACGGCAAAGGGCTTT
- a CDS encoding c-type cytochrome: MKKNKHLLLFSSLGVLLLLLAAAASENFLKDWHYIQSTAKTQDGPIDVRLRQIVNNDLKRADRCVTCHVGMAPGETIISDQKVAQPHKPVVHDITAMGCTTCHGGQGQATEKDDAHGNVHFWMEPMLPAKYAYAGCGTCHTPLNVPNIETLNSARRTFEKLDCYACHRLDGRGGTLRPGGDVTGMEGPDLSHIGLKGYDRGWYAAHWEKNKTATDGLWKNAFREISEEDQKAVTTFLETQMGAPKLIEARAQFNSVGCAGCHVVGNFGGENGPELSRSGERDPNQLNFSNVPGERTLANWFAQHFRSPASTVAGSLMPALNLSEDQIDLLTMYTLSLRRRVLPDVFLPKDRVKAMRFGEREFASDPATLYSTICASCHGAAGTGMRFPGLPPNPSIANPDLLALASDDFLFAAIRSGRPGRPMLSWGERTNGLKDDEIRSLVAYIRQLGGAIQPEADAKPARWVTGDVGMGGRLFASYCAGCHGPMGSGGEGPAIGNKVFLQTATDTFLVETIARGRRGTVMQGFSTPSSVRPALTRGEIEAIAAYIRTLETKN, from the coding sequence ATGAAAAAGAACAAACACTTACTTTTATTTTCCAGCCTTGGCGTGCTGCTGCTGCTGCTTGCCGCGGCCGCTTCTGAGAATTTTCTTAAGGATTGGCATTACATTCAAAGCACGGCAAAAACGCAGGACGGCCCGATCGACGTTCGGCTGCGGCAGATCGTCAACAACGACCTGAAACGTGCCGACCGCTGCGTTACTTGCCACGTCGGTATGGCGCCCGGCGAGACGATCATCTCTGACCAAAAGGTCGCACAGCCGCACAAGCCCGTCGTTCACGACATCACGGCCATGGGCTGCACGACCTGTCACGGAGGCCAGGGACAGGCGACCGAAAAGGACGACGCTCACGGCAACGTCCACTTCTGGATGGAGCCGATGCTGCCGGCGAAATATGCCTACGCCGGCTGCGGCACGTGTCACACGCCGCTGAATGTTCCGAACATTGAAACGCTCAATTCCGCCCGCCGGACTTTCGAAAAGCTGGATTGCTATGCGTGTCACCGCCTTGACGGCCGCGGCGGAACGCTGAGGCCGGGCGGCGATGTGACCGGAATGGAAGGCCCTGACCTGTCGCACATTGGTCTAAAAGGCTACGACCGCGGATGGTACGCGGCTCACTGGGAAAAGAACAAAACTGCAACGGACGGGCTTTGGAAAAACGCTTTCCGTGAGATCAGTGAAGAAGATCAAAAGGCCGTCACGACATTTCTCGAAACGCAAATGGGCGCTCCGAAGCTGATCGAGGCCCGTGCGCAGTTCAATTCGGTGGGATGTGCCGGTTGCCATGTCGTGGGCAATTTCGGCGGCGAGAACGGGCCCGAACTTTCGAGGTCTGGCGAGCGAGATCCAAACCAACTGAATTTCAGCAATGTGCCCGGCGAACGCACGCTGGCTAACTGGTTCGCTCAGCATTTCCGTTCGCCGGCATCTACGGTCGCCGGATCGCTGATGCCGGCATTGAACCTCTCCGAAGATCAGATAGACCTACTGACAATGTACACGCTTTCTCTTCGGCGGCGTGTTTTGCCGGATGTCTTCCTGCCGAAAGACCGCGTGAAAGCGATGCGATTCGGCGAGAGGGAATTCGCATCCGATCCCGCGACGCTGTATTCGACCATTTGCGCAAGCTGCCACGGTGCGGCCGGCACGGGAATGCGTTTTCCGGGGCTGCCGCCGAATCCTTCAATAGCGAATCCTGATCTGCTGGCGTTGGCTTCGGACGATTTTCTATTTGCGGCGATACGCAGCGGACGTCCCGGCAGGCCGATGCTGTCGTGGGGCGAGCGGACGAACGGGCTGAAAGACGACGAGATACGTTCGCTTGTCGCGTACATTCGCCAACTCGGCGGCGCCATTCAGCCCGAGGCCGATGCAAAACCGGCACGTTGGGTCACGGGCGATGTCGGAATGGGCGGCAGGCTGTTCGCGTCGTATTGTGCGGGCTGCCACGGTCCGATGGGCTCGGGCGGCGAAGGGCCTGCGATCGGGAACAAGGTATTCCTGCAGACGGCGACGGATACATTCCTGGTCGAGACCATTGCCCGCGGCCGACGCGGAACCGTTATGCAAGGTTTTTCGACACCGTCATCCGTAAGGCCGGCCTTGACGCGCGGCGAAATAGAAGCGATAGCGGCATACATCAGAACGCTTGAAACCAAGAATTAG
- a CDS encoding cytochrome b N-terminal domain-containing protein produces MDEAKRSALNEFWINLKTAPGQIYRAMFRGGAPVSDRTRSSFVFGNVFLHLHSVRTHLWSLKWSTTMGLGIITTAAFLITLVTGILLMFYYKPYPDVAYQSIKDIHFIVPTGRFMRNIHRWAANVMVVAVILHMARAFYTASYRKPREFNWFIGWGLLVTTLALSFTGYLLPWDQLAYWAITIGANIAQSPREITDAMGITEYFDIGGLQREILLGSEIVGEESLIRFYLLHVMILPLVLSMLMAVHFWRIRKDGGLAKPKNVDELVAADPKQHYPVFTEQPQKTYQLAAVVKGKTPAVGSGPENTVPSMPHLFYAELGVLMFTVLICFFLAFVSDAPLKELANPLVPENPAKAPWYFLGLQEIVSFSAFMGGIGIPMLCWIGLGLIPFLDKETEGTGEWFGGPGGAKLVGWSALYGFATSIAVEAFAIRFGWLREWFPDIPQLVITFVNPGTVITVLYAAFSIWVLRRFNSTRAGALALFTCFLAGFIVLTVIGTHFRGPNWDFFWSPSHWPGH; encoded by the coding sequence ATGGATGAAGCGAAGCGATCAGCTCTGAATGAATTCTGGATAAATCTGAAGACCGCCCCCGGACAGATCTACAGGGCGATGTTTCGCGGTGGTGCGCCGGTCTCTGACCGCACACGCTCGTCTTTCGTTTTCGGAAACGTCTTTCTTCATCTGCATTCGGTCCGCACGCACCTGTGGAGCCTGAAATGGAGCACCACGATGGGCTTGGGCATCATAACGACCGCGGCATTCCTGATCACGCTGGTCACGGGAATATTGCTGATGTTCTATTACAAGCCTTATCCCGATGTTGCGTACCAGTCGATAAAAGATATTCATTTCATCGTGCCGACAGGCCGGTTCATGCGAAACATTCACCGTTGGGCGGCGAATGTTATGGTCGTCGCGGTGATCTTGCATATGGCGAGGGCGTTTTACACCGCTTCATACCGCAAACCGCGTGAATTCAACTGGTTCATCGGCTGGGGACTGCTGGTCACGACGCTAGCACTCTCCTTCACGGGCTATCTGCTGCCATGGGACCAGCTTGCATATTGGGCCATCACCATCGGTGCCAACATCGCCCAAAGTCCGCGTGAGATAACGGACGCAATGGGCATCACGGAGTATTTCGACATCGGCGGGCTGCAGCGTGAGATATTGCTCGGCTCCGAGATAGTCGGCGAAGAATCGCTCATACGTTTTTATCTGCTGCATGTAATGATCCTGCCGTTGGTGCTTTCAATGCTGATGGCCGTGCATTTCTGGCGTATCAGGAAGGACGGCGGACTCGCGAAACCGAAAAATGTTGACGAACTCGTCGCGGCCGATCCGAAGCAGCATTATCCGGTCTTCACTGAACAGCCGCAGAAGACCTATCAGCTCGCGGCTGTCGTCAAAGGCAAGACGCCGGCAGTCGGCAGCGGGCCTGAGAACACTGTGCCGTCTATGCCGCATCTTTTCTATGCGGAGCTCGGCGTGCTGATGTTCACGGTGCTCATCTGTTTTTTCCTGGCGTTCGTTTCGGACGCACCGCTCAAGGAACTGGCAAATCCGCTTGTGCCGGAGAATCCGGCAAAGGCTCCCTGGTATTTCCTCGGGCTTCAGGAGATCGTCTCGTTCTCTGCATTCATGGGCGGCATCGGTATTCCGATGCTCTGCTGGATCGGATTGGGCCTGATACCGTTCCTCGACAAGGAAACCGAAGGCACCGGCGAATGGTTCGGCGGTCCGGGTGGAGCGAAACTCGTCGGCTGGTCCGCACTTTACGGCTTTGCAACGTCGATCGCGGTCGAGGCGTTCGCGATCAGATTCGGCTGGCTGCGTGAATGGTTCCCGGATATTCCGCAGCTTGTTATCACTTTCGTCAATCCGGGAACGGTGATCACGGTGCTGTATGCGGCGTTCTCGATATGGGTACTGCGGCGTTTCAATTCGACGCGTGCGGGTGCATTGGCACTGTTCACGTGTTTCCTGGCGGGCTTCATCGTGTTGACCGTGATCGGCACGCATTTCCGCGGGCCGAACTGGGATTTCTTCTGGTCACCGTCGCATTGGCCGGGACATTAG
- a CDS encoding FAD-dependent oxidoreductase, which produces MDGSPLKINVPDVDYHKNLISCQVACPVHTDARGYVRAIAEGRFEEAYLIARGPNPFASICGRICGAPCETACRRGKVPKVDDDGNFVGIDRPIAIRALKRFACEQAGPEARTVSEVIDSVTDFIPPIAARADEMAALLRSALDGNFEKADGQKIAIIGSGPAGLSAAHDLALMGFRPTVFELESVTAGMLAVGVPAYRLPRELIEKEVDVIKALGVEIRSGIRVGADVSFADLRRDFDAVIIAVGAKSSRSLGLSGENGPGVYGGVDLLRAVSVGEKVPVGREVVVIGGGNVAYDVARTVVRQIAFDTARTAARMADTSRVFLYSLESAEEMPADTIEIVEGDEEGIQRENGWGPVEIIRGDDGRVTGVKFRRCLRVYDEDRKFSPVYDDEDTRIVPCDTVLLAVGQAPNLDFLEDGGGDVELMRGGWVTVDRETLQTTAPGVFVAGDLAHGTKLLIDAVASGKHAARSIYQFLTGRRLEEEKMTSHIVLDRYRRERGYESIRRVEVPTIEPEERLEHPENVVELGYTKEQAMREASRCLDCGVTPVFDGTRCVLCGGCVDVCPTQCLKLVSLTTLEASDELSLVIDGQLGSDADLDENSAILKDEDRCIRCSLCAIRCPVDAITMERVAFSTTWRTI; this is translated from the coding sequence ATGGATGGATCGCCGCTAAAGATCAATGTCCCTGACGTGGATTACCACAAGAACCTGATCTCTTGTCAGGTCGCTTGTCCGGTGCATACGGACGCACGCGGGTATGTCCGTGCGATAGCCGAAGGACGGTTCGAGGAAGCATACCTTATAGCACGCGGTCCGAATCCCTTTGCATCAATTTGCGGCCGCATTTGCGGTGCCCCTTGCGAGACCGCATGCCGCCGCGGCAAGGTTCCGAAGGTTGACGACGACGGTAATTTCGTCGGCATCGACCGGCCCATTGCGATCCGTGCATTAAAAAGATTTGCCTGCGAACAGGCAGGACCTGAAGCCCGCACCGTCAGCGAGGTCATAGATTCCGTAACAGACTTCATCCCGCCAATAGCCGCCAGAGCCGACGAGATGGCCGCACTGCTCCGCTCGGCTCTGGACGGCAACTTTGAGAAGGCGGACGGACAGAAAATAGCCATTATCGGTTCCGGTCCCGCCGGGCTTTCGGCGGCACACGATCTCGCTTTGATGGGTTTTCGCCCTACAGTTTTCGAACTTGAGAGCGTTACCGCCGGCATGCTCGCGGTCGGCGTTCCCGCCTATAGGCTTCCCCGCGAGCTCATAGAAAAAGAGGTCGATGTGATAAAGGCTCTCGGCGTCGAGATACGGTCGGGAATACGCGTCGGGGCTGATGTTTCCTTTGCTGATCTTCGACGCGATTTTGACGCGGTGATAATCGCCGTTGGTGCGAAATCCTCGCGCAGCCTCGGCCTGTCCGGCGAGAATGGCCCCGGCGTTTACGGCGGCGTCGATCTGCTGCGGGCGGTTTCCGTTGGTGAAAAGGTTCCGGTCGGACGCGAAGTGGTCGTCATCGGCGGCGGCAATGTCGCTTATGACGTGGCCCGAACCGTCGTTCGGCAGATCGCATTTGATACGGCGCGCACGGCCGCCCGCATGGCAGATACTTCTCGTGTCTTTTTGTATTCGCTGGAAAGCGCGGAAGAAATGCCCGCCGATACTATCGAGATCGTCGAAGGCGATGAAGAAGGTATTCAGCGTGAGAATGGCTGGGGCCCCGTAGAGATAATTCGCGGCGACGACGGCCGCGTTACCGGCGTAAAGTTTCGCCGTTGCCTTCGCGTGTATGACGAAGACCGAAAATTCTCGCCCGTCTATGACGATGAGGACACTCGGATCGTCCCGTGCGACACGGTTCTGCTCGCGGTCGGGCAAGCGCCGAATCTCGATTTTCTTGAGGATGGCGGCGGCGATGTCGAGCTGATGCGTGGCGGTTGGGTCACGGTTGACCGTGAAACTTTGCAGACTACGGCACCGGGCGTTTTCGTCGCCGGCGACCTCGCTCACGGCACCAAACTGCTCATCGACGCCGTCGCGTCCGGCAAGCATGCCGCACGTTCCATCTACCAATTCCTGACAGGCCGTCGTCTCGAAGAAGAAAAGATGACATCGCACATCGTGCTCGACCGCTATCGACGCGAACGCGGTTACGAGAGCATTCGCCGGGTCGAAGTGCCCACCATCGAGCCCGAGGAAAGGCTCGAGCATCCCGAGAACGTGGTCGAGCTCGGATATACGAAAGAGCAGGCGATGCGCGAGGCATCGCGATGTCTCGACTGCGGAGTGACGCCTGTTTTCGACGGTACGCGGTGTGTGCTCTGCGGCGGCTGTGTGGACGTTTGTCCGACGCAGTGTCTGAAGCTGGTTTCTCTGACAACTCTCGAAGCTTCAGACGAATTATCTCTCGTGATCGACGGACAGCTTGGCAGCGATGCGGACCTTGATGAGAATTCCGCGATCCTGAAAGATGAGGACCGTTGTATCCGCTGCTCACTGTGTGCGATCCGCTGCCCTGTTGACGCGATCACGATGGAGCGGGTCGCATTTTCAACAACTTGGAGGACCATATGA